A segment of the Anopheles cruzii chromosome 2, idAnoCruzAS_RS32_06, whole genome shotgun sequence genome:
TGCGCACTCTGTGAAGGTGAAAACTTTTGGATCCCTCCGTTTGTCTCGGATCTCGGACAGCAATCAACACCTtgggtttcgctttttttttgttgcgtgtttgtttcttgttttgtggCTTCTTAATGGCGTCCTCGTTTGCTGGATTTGCCATGCATCGAGGAGCCGATCCGTCTTGGAGCAGCTTCTCCAAGGTGGACTACCTTTGGGCTGGCCGTTTTGGTCACTCCATTATCTAACACTCTTCGGTTCTCGGTAGATGGCACGGATCGCAATCGGGATGCCCGTCGGCGAAGCCTTGGAGAGTCTCGCCGCAGTTTGCTTGAAGCGCTTTGAACAACGTGACCAACTTCACACCTGTTTgtcggttcggggtttttttttttttgcaccactCCCCGCACCGGTAATCTTTGTCCGAGGGCCGCGGGTACAATAAGAGAGAGGTTCGATGGCGGCTTACTGACTCACTGGCAGCGATGATGAGTAGGTTGCCCGGCGGCCCCCCGAGGTTGACCACTTGACCCACATTTCACGGACCAAACGGCAGGCTCCGAGGCGTCACTCACTTACGCTTTTCTTTGCTACTCtctgcacacgcacacacgcgcccgaGGCCGAACATTCGAGTCCCGTTGCAGCATGCACGGGGTGCGGTGGGGCGTCCGTCATGTTTCGGCGGCGCCCGCGATAATGATACCCCACGGCGCGCCGGTCCGCGATGCCATGAACCGTTGCGTGCGCCCCCCGACATGCACGAACCGCGCCGCCAACAAAGTGTTTCGAAATGCGCGAGCTGCCCAAAAACCGTTGCCAAAGTACACCGCGCTGGACGGGCGAGTTGGGCGAAGATCTCTGGATCTCTGACCCTATTCCGTCGGCATGGATGATGGAGTGCGCACAATGCCACAACCACCACTACGTAATCGCCATCGTAAACGCTGGAATAAGAtaagcaattaaaataaatgaccCACTCAGTCCAACGGCACAAGTTTGTTTGCGGAACGCAGAATCAGAACCGTTCGAACCGATTCATCAACCGGCCCCGTGGTGCCCCGTTAATTAAACAACTATGCTGCATCCATTCGGATGAAACTCGTGTTTGGGGAGGGCCAAAATTAAAAACTGTCGAAAAGAAAGTCAAAATGCGGAGCGTGGTGCAAATTCAGCGTTTCCCGGTAATGACGGCCCCATCGAATGGCCCCTTTCTTCCGCGAGTGGCCTGGCCTCGAATCCGTTCGAAATTATCGAGAGAAAATTGATTGGCACTGTCGTTAATCGTTTTTGCTTTGGCTTTCGGTTTGGCTTTTTGTCCCTATCGATCGGCGTGGATCGGCCAAACGTCGCGGACGCGGACGTGTATATCGGAAGGCGGCAAAGAATTAGCGGGCATTAGGTATGTTTGTACCGGCCCATGGATTGCTGTCAATCCGCGCCCTCCGTTGTGTTTGCCGGCCATTAGTGCCGGCACAGGTGCCGGTAGCCCGCAGCGCCCGTGATTTATCTGCGACGGGTGGACCAATAACACATTAACCAAACGTTGCTGGCGGAGCTGCGGATCGAATGTCCTCCGGCCGTCATTTCCTTATTCACTGAGCCCTGAAAAGAAAGCGAATCTTAGCCGCTGCTCCCCACACTAACGAGATGAGCGATGCAGCGTCAAATCCGCAGCACCATTGGCCGGCACTAATTTCTTCGTCTCCACCGTCAAGCCGAACGTCgtggatcgattttttgttttgctttctacGCGGCTCGAAAAACGGGTCCCTTCCAGAGACGCCTTCCAGGGTCTGggtgccgggccggaaaaTACCGTGTCTCGGTTTTggtgttgaaaattaaaaagacAGAAAGTACCCGAAAGCGCGCCATCGGCGCAAGCGACGGCAGCGCGTCACGTAATCGCGTCGAAATAAGAGCATTgcataaatgttttaaaccgcGCGCCGCTGCTGGATCGAACAGGCGTGCTGAAAAAGAATAAGTTGccattcgtttcgttccaaCGCTTTGCCGTCGTTATGGCTAGGGTGACCCGTCGCTCGCGGCCTGTATGAGTCCTCCCGCCAAGATCGTACGCTTTCGGCTAAAAGTGAAACTGGTTCCGGGAGAATCTTGGGAATGTGCAGGGAAAGCGTGGGCCGCCTGTTAGATGGCAATGACCTTCCAGTTGATTTTGATTGCATTCTTCTCTcccacacgacacacacacacactcgcagaGACCTATCAGTCGCGCAGCCGCCGAGAGACACTGTCTGGGACGACGCTAGAACCGGAGCAGCTTTCCTGGCTGGCCATCGATGTGGCCCAGGCGGAGCGGCGCATTCTGCACGAGTTTGGACCGAAGGCGTGCATCGAGGAGGAACCGTGCCGCATCCACGCGGTCAGCAGTGCACGCATGGACCAGTACAAACCTGATTGGAACGACATTTTGAAGTAAGTTCCGAGTCCGCACGTTGCTCCAGCGATAGAGTGATAGACGGGGTATCTAATTCTTTGGTTGTTCGTTTCCCTCCCGCAGAAACTACAAATCGCAATCCACCGGTATGAAGCAGTGGTACTTGCTGTCCGTTTTTCTCGGTGACTATCTGCGCGATGTGCACTTTTGCAAGCAGCTAGCGAAACGGTTAGACTGCAACCGATACCAGAGACCGTTCGTTCGAGACTGAAAAGCAACCCGTTAGTCAGCGTTGAAGCGTAGTTAGATAGCAATGATCTTTAGCCAGTAAGCCGTGTTGCGTTCTGTAAATATAGAGACCCAGGAACAGAGAAGGTTATGCGAATAAGTAAACAAAGAAATAAACCTAGACATTACGAAGgcgattttgttttattgacgaaaaacaaaccctgCACTCAATCGGCCAATTTATCTGATTCGATAGAGCGGGGAAAGCTACCGAGGTAAATTTAATGCTGCTTTGAATTCATACGCTGATTTATTTACATCAACAAGCGCTCAACTTCGTTACTTTGTCGATATGTTCGTAAGCGATTTTTTAAATCGACGGCACGTGTTTTCCAACAGTCACCTTGTGCTTCGTTCTTCGCTGCTATAGATACCTTGTGTGCCGAGCAGAGAAACGTCAAAAACCGTCCAGGGCAAAACAACAATCGAACCACCCTGTGCACCAGCTGTCAGTGCCTCGTGCGCATTGTGTGTGCCGACCGTGCTCGTGTGTGAAAATCGGACCAAAATGGGTTCGCGAGGTATTTTGCAGGTTTTCTCACCGAAAGGCTTCGGCCTTCTGGcttccgccggccggttgcCGGGCCGGACGGCGTGCGGTGTCTGTAAAGGTAGCACTACCCACCCGCAACAGCACCAGCCCATCAGCCGACATCTCTTCACACCGGCCGCCATCCAGCGACCGCCGCTAGGACGTTCCAGTTGTGAGTGACCGGATTGCGGGCATATTACATCATGCATCTCCATCGCCCTCCCGATCGAGTTCCGCGGTTTATAACCCGTTCTGATTGTTTCTCGCGCCCTCTTTTTCTGTCCGCTCGACGGCCCAGGTACCACACTGCGAAACACTAGGACGTTTTACACTTCAAACATTCTCCACAAAAAGGACTATTACGGTACGCTCGGTGTGACAAAGAACGCGTCGCCGAAGGAGATCAAAAAGTCGTACTATCAGCTGGCCAAAAAGTACCACCCGGACACGAACAAAGACGATCCGGATGCGGGCCGCAAGTTTCAGGAAGTTTCCGAAGCTTACGAGGTCGGTAGGGGGGATTACATAAttaagcataaaataaatcaaacgatttgtttacaacacacgcacacacacacacacacacacacaggtgctGAGCGATGACACGAAGCGGCGCGAGTACGACACTTTCGGACAAACGTCCGAACAGATGAATCGCAGAGGCGGCGGTCGCCCGGGGGCCGGCGCTGGGCCGCAAGGATTCTCGCAGAACTGGCAGTTCCGTTCGACCATCGATCCGGAGGAGTTGTTCCGGAAGATTTTCGGTGACGGTGGTTTCCAGTCAGGTTTTGACGATTTTAGCGATTCCAAGTTCGGGTTCGGCGGAGCCCAGGAGATCACGATGAACCTAACGTTCGCACAGGCCGCCCGGGGTGTGAACAAGGACATCGACGTGAATGTGGTGGACACGTGTATGAAGTGCAGCGGATCGCGCTGCGAACCCGGTACCAAGCCGGGCAAGTGTCAGTACTGTAACGGCACGGGTATGGAAACGATCTCGACCGGACCGTTTGTGATGCGATCGACGTGCCGCTACTGTCAGGGGACCCGGATGTACATCAAGTACCCGTGCCTGGAGTGTGGCGGCAAGGGACAGACGGTGCAACGAAAACGGGTtaccgtgccggtgccggccggtaTTGAGGACGAGCAGATGGTGCGCATGAACGTGGGTAGTAAGgagattttcatcaaattCCGGTAAGTGCCTGGCACTGGTAGCTGCCCCGATAACCGCTGTACTTAAGCCATCTTTTCCAACGCACAGGGTAGAGAAAAGCCGCTACTTCCGACGGGACGGAGCCGATGTACACACGGACGCGAGCATCTCTCTGTCGCAAGCGATCCTGGGCGGAACGATTCGCATCCAGGGTGTGTACGAGGATCAAACGATCCAGATCGCACCGGGAACGTCCTCGCACGCGCTTATCAATCTCTCCGGAAAGGGGCTGCGTCGGGTGAACAGCTACGGTAGTGGCAATCATTATATACACTTGAAGATTCAAGTACCGACCAAGCTGACCCCAAAACAGAAAGCGCTCATACAGGTAAAGAGGTCCCGCGAAAGGCACCGCGTTCGGTGTGTTATTAAGCGTTTTTATCATTTGCTGTACGCCAGGCATACGCGGAACTGGAAGAAGACACACCGGGACAGATAATGGGAGTTACGTTTAAGACCGATGGTAAGTCGTCCACGTCCAAtttctcctcctcctcctcttccacctccgcatcgtcgtcgtcatcgtcgtcttctTGGTCTTCATCGAACGTGTCCGAGAAGTACACGCAGGGCGCACGGGACGAATCTTACGACGAGTATGCGACGCACGATAAAACCGAAACGGCGAGCTACCGGAAGGAGCAGCTAGGGTCAAGATTCTACTTTTCGCTCGGTGTCCTGGTCGTCCTGGGGTGGTTCAGTTACTACATGTACCAACAGAACCTGGCGAAGTTTGAGCGCGAACAAGAGGAGGCTCGCGAGCGCCAAAGACAGGACCGGTTGTACGAAAAACTCAAGAGTCCGTTCGACGGAACGGTGTAGAGCAGGaatcgaaacaacaaacatcgaTTGTTAAGTGGAGTTGAGTGAAAAGGACAATAAATTGCGGAACGCCCTTAACAatcgttgtttgtttctttgtgtAAGCCGATCGTGCGGATCATTCTGAAAcagcgtttcgttttccctttACGTAGGTGGCAAAGTGTGCTACGCGGAACCGCAAGATTTGACCGACATGGTGCGAGAGGCGCTGAAGGATCGCACTAAGCTCCCCTCATCCTCCAGCAACAGTGATAGCAGCGAcgaaagccaagccaagccaaagGATGAagaggcagcagcaaaaacccGAAGCAGCAACTGAGTCCTTAGCCCATCAGATGGGCCTCTGTGTCCTGATTCGGATTAGAAAAGAAACCGAGGCCGAGAAGTGCATAATCTTACAATTATCTGTTTTAATGATAATTTCCACAGGAAAAATGAACATGGAGACATAGAACACGCATTCGCATGACGGAAGCTTAGTActaaaccgaaaccggcaaccggaatCACATCTTCTCGTACGTTTCCGAATGTCCGCAGGTCTCACAAGTGCGCGTATACGTGTCTTCCGCTTCGTTGTACACCTCGGAGTCTCCGAACTCGTGCACGTGCGCCTGTCCCGTCTTATCGTACAGGCTGCTTCGCACATCCATCCGCAGTTCCTTGAGCCGCTTGTTGTACTTCTTTACCTTGGCCACCTCTCGCTTGTCTTCGCGTTGTTCCTTCTCGCGCAACAGGTTCTCCTCGCTGCCCCAGACCTCTAGGGCGCGCTTTTCAATCTGCAGGTGCAGGTACAGCTTCATCTCGCCCCAGCGCACGTTGTGCGGGTTTTTGCGGCTTATGAACTTCAGCATCGGTTCCCGCCGGTCCAGATCGCAATCCTTCAGCAGATACTCCTGTTTCGCTTCGGTGCGCGTAATGAGCGAGTGTTGGCCCTCATTATCGCGGCACGCGTCACACACGGCATAGTCGAACGTGTTGAGCAGATAGGAATCAGCAAACCGATCGCCACACTCGAGACACTCATCGTattcaaccggaaccgggacggcATCCGACACCGGTGCTtctgtctgctgctgctgctgcgcgccATCCGGGCCCGTGCGCTGTTCAATCAGGAAACCACCTCCACTATCGATGTACTTTGTGCCAGAAACCTGGATCACGTTGTTCACCGACACTGCCGTTTGCTGGCTCTTTTCAGCACCGTACGGATGCGTGAGAAGTCGCGCCTTTCGCAAGTTGAGCGCTTTCCGTCGGTTTTCCTCGATCCGCTCCCGCTGATAGTCGGACAGGTTTTCCAATCCATTAGAACACGAACTCGGAGGCTCACTCATTGTGTTCCGGGGACAACAACTTGTGTTCCGCGGATCTACTGGGCTGAGATGAGATGTAAGAAACACGAAATCACCGGCGAGAAGCAGCTTAAACAATTCCGAATCGGTAATCAAGTGGGCACCATTTTACAACACATTTTGGGTTGCATTTTCCTACTTTCTACGAGTAATACCACACGATTTTACCGCGCGCGCTGTCaatggtgaaatatttcaccgttTACGACCGCTGAACGAGGGACAGTAAACGCATCAGGTTGACAGCAGccacaaatttgtttttttccgatGAACGTTGTTTACGAGTGAACACCATTATCTGTGATTCTCCCAACTTCTAATTCGTGTTTTTTCGTGACGATGATCATCGGCACTTGGTCAGGTTCGTCATTAGGTTCAAAAATCTTAGTTAgtcgaaacatttcaaatgtcgaaacatttcaaatttcAGTCGAAACATTTCGggattttcaaattcattcttacccAGTCAACATAATTGGCACTCATCGGTCActcgggcactcaattttgttcgcagcaaattcaatttccaatgtgtgtgtgaagtcAAATGACGAAAAAATTACGATGACgaaaaaaatgacgaaaaaacTTTCATCACCAATATTAGCAAACGAGGAGTGCcggatgaattcgtgagttaccttcgggattttcgcaagttgactcggcttttttcggaaTTTTCGCAacttgactcgggtgtcaggttcgtcatcaaagttaggttcgcagtgttTTAGTTAGGTTCCAAAATCTGTCAAgttcataaaaacaactttcataaaatattttgacgtttcaacAAATTCACAACACTGGGAAGCTTCAGCTCAAAATCTCttaaagataataacaacaacaaaaattcaGCGTGCGGTTGGTTGTGTTTCGTCGTTCGGTCTGTAAATTCGCTTTTCGCAGCGATTTAAAAACGGTGCACACTCCGATTCAGAACCATTTCACGGAATACTATGTCCGAAATCAAGAATGGTTTGTTCTGATGGCCGCGCGGTGAGCGTGACCGACGGGGCGAGTGAAAAGTGAGCGATGGCGGCGGATGGCGGCCCAAACGCATCCATTGCCAGTGTGTGAGGTGAAATACGCTAAACAAAACACCTGTAAACAAGTAAACAGTGTTTTACTGCAGAGTACTCTCCTCTTCGCTGGCTCCTGCCTTTGCCATTGTCGCGGCGCGTTCTTATTCTCGTCGGTGGTAGGCTTCCCCGGCGACAACCGTTGCTGTGCCCCAAAAGTGcgtgatcgcgcgcgcgtctgtgttttttgttgttgccaaaTGGTACCGTTCATACTAAGCGTGTTCCAAGTGATCCAGTGTCCTCCCGGTGTGGGCTAGTCCCTCCtccctagcagcagcagcagaagagaGCGGTCACGAAAATTCCCCATCGGAACTTGCACTTCGGTCCGCTACGGCGTGTGCTGCAAGTGAAGAaaaggtgtgcgtgtgcttcgCAGTGTTTAACGACGCAGATCGCCAACCGGGGCCAAGGGATCCCGGCCCTCAATTCCTGTACCGttggatggcaaagaatttAAAGTGAATTTCATGTGGATTACATAAAAGTTGTTTCAAGTGAAGCTCCAATTGAAGCTGTGattgactgtgtgtgtgtccgtttgcGGATCGTGCTTTGTCCCAGTTCTGCTGACCGCCCTAGTCCATTGGCTCCATTGTTTTCACATCCTCTCGTGGTCGTGTACCTACCTGTTCGTCGTTCAGCTGCTGCGTGGGTCACGGAAAGAGAGCcacagtgagtgagagagagagagagagagagcgcgcccgTAGCGACGCTAGAACTCCGGGACCACCAGAGGACGCATTCGCTTGTCATCGAAAATCATCCGATCCGTaccggctgtgtgtgcgcgtgggtgtgtgcgtgtgctgttGATTGAACGAAACAACGGTACGCGGAGcaaagaagagagagagagagagagcgccaaGCTCCCCACTGGTCAGCGGCAACGCAGCATCCTAGAATCGAGGAGACCACACACATAACAACACAAGATGCAACAATTAGCGAACATCATCGGGGCGAATGCCTACTACGACGGGAGCCGAGTGTtcacctggctggctgagatGTGCGGACTATCGGTCGATTTGGTGAGTTGAAACAAGGCTTGCTTCTTGCGTCATGGTTTATTTTGCTTTCACTCTTTAAACATCGAAGGTAAATTGCTTTCGATCAAGTTATCCATCGCCCCGCGAGGTCCTTGTGACGCTCTCCTTTCTATCTGTAGTGTTTGCAATGCAgtcattgatttttgatacacggttcgcggttcgcgtgGCCAATCAAACCGACCCCAACAACCGTGGAGTGGAGGCAAATCTCtgcatttcattatttcttgccggaaattgttttccatcagGTTTGAAGCCCCTTTATCGCGGCTCCTCACCGTGTGCTTGGTGAGCTCGAAAAAGTACTCGTGGAGTGCCAAACTGATTACGCGGTATCAACCATGACGCTGATGGAGGTTTGTTTGTGGCCCCCACGCGACGGGTTTGGTGAAACAATGATTCGGGGTGACATTGGGCCCCCCGACCCCAACAATGAATGGCCAAAAACGTCTTTCCTGTGGTCCGCCCTATCACCGGCCATCACACCACCAACAATCTATTAGACTGCTGATATGATGAGGCGGCCATCCGGCAGCTGATTGGCGCGGTTTTGGTTTACATTTCTGGCGTAGTCATCGAATTGTAATTGTTGTGTCCGACGGGACGCATAATCAACGTACGTATGATAAGAAGCCGACGGACGTACGGGGCGCATTTACGAtcttgggccgccgccgcgccatCCCATGTCGATGCTTATCAGATCGCCAGATCAAAGTGATCTGCAGAGGTAACTTTGATATCGCTCgcagttttcgttttttgctttACAACGAAGAGGTGCGCACACATACTTGAATTCGCGGTCCTTTGCAGGACCGCAGCTTTCTCGCCGCTTGCTGGGTTTGTttgaaagaaattaattttcctttcaacGGAGCCCCAGCCAGCTAATGGAAAGTTTTCGCCTTTGTGTCAGGTCCGATGGATgatgtgtgtgtcctgtgtcgCGCTCCAGTCACCTCTGCTCATCATCTATTGCCCTTTGTAATCACatacctgctgctgctgctgctgctgctggctttCTTTCCCTAACTGACTCACAAAAGAAGTGTCCCCCGGGGTTGTTGGAACTTATCGCGACGCCTCGCCACTGGGAAAATGGCGAGGCGTCGCGCCACCTTGGTCATGCTTTCCCCGGccgttttcaatttattacGTTACAAAGTAATGTTCCGTACACTTTCGTCCTGTGTCCTGATGGACCAGGTGCTAGGCCCCCAATGATTAGGGCACAATGTTTTGACAATAGTGTGTCACAAATGAAAGAACTCTCACCGCCAGTAAGTTAATTAATCCGTAAGCCTGCGGGGCCACTCCATGACATTTATTTTGCTTaacattttccaccgtttcctTATTATTACTGTCTCGTCATTGAGATAGACAAAAAACCGTCCACAACATGCGCGTCGCATAAGAAAACCGCGGGCCACCACACGCGACGGTGACAAAGTCACCGTTGGGCGCCTTTTCAGAGTCTGACCTGGCCTTCACCTGACCTGGTCGGATAGACACTTTCGAATTTGGACTCGTTTTTTGACCTTTTTATCCACTTTGTCCGGTTCCCATAGTACGATTCGAAGTGTCAAAGCTTGTTCAATTTTGTTTCTAAAATTCTCCCTTTTAGTTCCGTTCAATAACGGATCATTCAGAAGCTTTCTAcctgctgtggtggtggttagaGGGCACCGGTGACCGATCGTTTGCTAGAGCGCGAGGATCGAATTACATCATCGCGTCGTCGGCTTCATCATCCCCGAGTTACGTGATCATCGGGCGCCTGTTTTGGTTTCGGTGCCGACGAGATAGGATGACATTGGCATGTGCCCGTGACGGCGTGGTGGTTACCGTCCGGAGTTGATTTGTTGTGTCGATCGCCActtgcgccattgttttgtgtgtggtagccaaccaaccaacaatcCGTTAACCCTCCTCGAGTATGCGAATTGAcattgaattaaaaataacGTACCTCCTCCTCGGCGGAGAGTTTCAACACACAGCATAAATGGAGATGTATGTTTGTACGGTTTTCTTGTTCGGCTTCATCTTCTTCTGGTGGCCCAGTGATCAGTGGTGTACCTCAGCATCAGCTGTTGTGAGTTCGGCTCAATGTCGGCCAACCATACGGTCGTGTCGGAGGCACATCGGATTCATTTCCATCGTTTGACGCACAGTCACGCACGTGTATGCTGCCCCGGtaatggccggccggtctgCATACAGAGAGCAGTCTAATGAGCTCACCTAACGTAATTATTTATCAATTAACTGCGAACCGGTGTAGTTGATGAGATTCGGTGAGATAATTCACTTCTTGCCAGAAGAACCTCTTTGTTTTGACCGGTTGAATGTCACCTCTAATTCCGTCTCTAAGTCTGGACGGAAGAGAGCACACCCGCGTGTGACACTTTACGGCCATCGCGCTAATGTCCCAGCAATGTGTTCGCGGTTTGCGGCGCGGTAATAACAGCTAATCCCACCGCGTGTTCCAGGTATGACCACTTTAAAGGGCCTCATTTTGATCtgcttttaattgttttatgttaCAAAAAAGGCCCGATTTAATTTCGGTTCTCGGTGTGGCGTACCACGAGTTTGATGCTTATGCATTAGGCCACGAAATTATTCGACACGGTCACAGtccgtgcggcggcggtgtttATGagcgcacaccacacaccaagGTCAAGTGGtttaaattttgcatggtCGCTTTAACACGCGCCCCATCAACCGCCAATTAATGATGCATTAATGGTGAGCAGCGGCTGCTAAAGCGACTTGTAATAACCTTCCCGAGGGGTCCTTCGCGTGCGCGCGGTGCACTAAATTACCATCAAAAGGTCCCGCGCGCGAAGGGGCCCTCCGGAAGGGGGCCAAAAATTACCGCGAGTCACTGAAAGATCTCCAGCGCACCACTACTcgctcacgcgcgcgcgtgccccGGACCAACATTATCGCGCCCCGGACTAGGTCATTCCACGCAAAACCTCAGCCCACCGGTCGCGAACCAATCGCGGATAAATGCTGCTAAAGCGACGATAACAAACAATCTAAAGCCGCCAAAATCTTGGCCTGGTTCCACCATttgctggtgtgcgtgtggggaGCCTCGAGGTCGATCGCGCGGTTCCAAAACAAAGCGCGCCCAAAGTGGGTTTGTTTGCCGTGCCGTTTGcaggtgtgtgttggtggcctGAGGCCGCGCTTTAAACACGcgtccagccagccaacagCTGGAAGCCCCAggctagagagagagggagagagacagattgGCAAGGTGACTcgcggtgtcggcggcggcagtaagCAGAGCGCGTATGATGAGAAGTCAAGAATTGGTTTGGAAGTCGCACCGTTAGTAGTCCGCGGTTTGCCTCCAGCACGGTGGCAGTGCGTTGTTCGGTGTTTGTCCTTGTCGCGATCTCCGTCACCAACTTGCGGCCAAGTTCTCTAGTGTTTCTCCAAAGTGTGCAGTGCTGTGCCATTGTTTCGGACCGTAAGATCCCGGAAACCCTTGCGGAATAAAGAAGCTCATCCGCGGCAACAAATGGGCCACAGACAGATCGTGTTCCGTCCTGATCGCGTCAGATCGAATCGCGATGTTTATATACGCTTCCGATCACCGAATCGACGATCGCCGCCTAGTTTGAACGTTGGGTTTTGCGCAATCCAGCCGCCACAGTGGCCGCGGTGTGGCCATGCGGCTTAGTGCGCACGAAACGCCATAATTTAATCgatgacatcatcatcactcaCTGAAACAGACCGAGCGCAggagtcgccgtcgccgtcgtctccGCCGACTGTGTCGCCTTTTCTGGGGCCACCGCCTTCGTTTGTTGCGCGAATTATGCGTGCAACGAACGCGTTTGTGcggtttccggttcgaatAATTTACCCTTTATCATCGTGTTTCGTCCGAGTCACTGAGTGCGACGTTTGGCGGAGTGCGGCGAAACTCTAGCTCCTTGCCTTTTTGACCAAAAGATAGTCGGCTTCGATGGTGTTTACTTCGGCTGGCTTTATGGACAACCAATTGGAGTAAATACAAGCGCGCGATGTATTCCATTGCGAGACGGAATGGCGAATTTGGGTCGGTGTGTTCATGTTTCGTCCAAACGATTGACTTAAATGGGACAAATTTGGCACTAAGTGTTCGCCGTTTGTTGTTATAAACCGAAACTCTGGAGATCCATTGTTGTGCTACTGTTACGAACCCAGTTCTCAGACGACCCCACTTGTGGTGGTCCACTGCAGTAGTATTAAGCCACTCCCGTTCGCTTTGTCCGCACGCAAAGGAATGGGGTCTGATTATTCCATCAAAGTGCAACTCTTATCAAATCATACATCATCACTCCCCGCGCGCGCCATTAAAACTTGTCGCGAtcttgttgtttgtttgcgggGTTTCTGTCTTATCGTTTTCCGATATCAACTGGTTGGCAGGCGCCCCGGGCACTGGTTCTTTGTTCCGGCGCCCCCCGAGGTCGCCGGAGGACCAAAATCGCCACGCCAGGCGaaagtgtgcgtgcgtgccttCCGGGCCAATAAGCAATAGAggaaacggcaacggcaacgttaAGATTAGCTTCTCAATCGGCCGTTCAAATTGCCTGCCCccgacgaagaaaaaaggtcccgggcgggcgggaggTCTCTCCTGCTATCGATAATTGGCAAACACGCACTCTTATCGGAGAGCCGCCAATCTTAAGCCCCCGCATCGGATGTTGTCCTGGTCAGCCTTCTCCATTTTTTGCGGCTCACTCTCGCGTCTTTCTTTTTCGATCCGACCGGCGAGAGGACGAGGGCATTATCCTAGTTAATCACGTCGACGCACTGGCCTGACCCGACGCCAACCCGAGGGGGGTGGGTTGTCGATGtctcgccgacgacgccaTTGTGTGCCGGAGGCTTTCTTCCTGTCTTCCGATCGCTCATTCGGCTAGACTGGAGAGGAGTTAATCTACTCGTTCCATTGGTGGCCACggattgtgttgtttt
Coding sequences within it:
- the LOC128268470 gene encoding DNA repair protein complementing XP-A cells homolog, whose translation is MSEPPSSCSNGLENLSDYQRERIEENRRKALNLRKARLLTHPYGAEKSQQTAVSVNNVIQVSGTKYIDSGGGFLIEQRTGPDGAQQQQQTEAPVSDAVPVPVEYDECLECGDRFADSYLLNTFDYAVCDACRDNEGQHSLITRTEAKQEYLLKDCDLDRREPMLKFISRKNPHNVRWGEMKLYLHLQIEKRALEVWGSEENLLREKEQREDKREVAKVKKYNKRLKELRMDVRSSLYDKTGQAHVHEFGDSEVYNEAEDTYTRTCETCGHSETYEKM